Genomic window (Carassius carassius chromosome 36, fCarCar2.1, whole genome shotgun sequence):
aaattcagtatatatacgtCTGACATATGTTGCCgcccctcaaaaattcctgcccccttctcgccaccccatcaatatttttctagatccgcccctgctCAAGGTCTGTGTAGAGGAAGTGAACtgggtcttcaggaagcagaaatctGTAAAAGCTTCAGGCCCAGATGGTGTTTCACCTGCCTGTTTAAAAGTCTGTGCTGACCAACTgccccccatcttcacacagttcTTCAACAGATCATTGGAGCTATGTGAAGTTCCCTGCTGCTTTAAACactccaccatcattccagtcctctAAAAGCCCAAAATCACTGGACTTAATGACTACTGACCTGTCACTCTCaggtctgtggtcatgaagtcacttGAAAGACTGGTCCTGGcctacctgaaggacatcactggaccttcAGTGGACAAACaagtctgtggatgatgcagtcaacatggATTGCATTACATCCTGCAACACCTTGACAGACCAGGGAATTATGCAAGGATCCTATTTGTGGCCTTCATTTCGGCCTTTAATACCATCATGCCTGACCTTCTCTCAGACAAACTCAcacagctctccgtgcccacctccatctgtcagtggatcaccagctttctgaaaGACATGCAGCAGCTAGTAAGGCTGGGAAAACTCACATCCAGGACTATCACCCTCAGTACTGGCACCGCCCAGGGATGTGTTCCCTTCCCATTGCTTTTGTCTCTCTACACGAATGACTGCACTtcaaaggacccctctgtcatGTACctaaagtttgcagacgacactacagtcatcggcctcattgAGGACGGAGACAAGTCTGCTTACatacaggaggttgagcagctggctgtctggtgcagtcttaacaacctggagctaaaCACTCTCAAAATTGTGTAGAGGATAGTGGACTTCAAGAGtacctaaccccccccccccccccccactcccctcactcaccatcatgaacagcactgtgactgcagtggagtcattcaggttcctgtgaaccaccatctctcagtgCTTGGAGTTGAACACGCACATAGACATCACAAAGGCCAAgaagaggttgtacttccttcgcccgctgaggaaattcaacctgccacaggagctgctgaaacagttctactctgctATCTTTGAGTTTGTCCTGTGTtatctggtttggttcagctaccaaATTAGACATCAAGAGACTACAACGCACATTCATATGGAGGAattattgggtcagattataaactaaaagtctaaaactaaaagtcttaaaccaaaactaaaaatctaaatttgaaacttaaagtccaagtccaaaattaatttggtatttaggatagggcattttcaatttagggttgggcatttggtcatttaaccatttaggattgggcatttggggatttaggatcgggaatttggtatttaggattgggcatttaatcatttagccatttaggattgaggattggtgatttggggatttaggattgggcatttgaagatAGAGGATTGGACATATGAATGTGCAATCCTCAAtccaattatttatatatatatatatatatattattcctaTATATGTCTGCACCATGTTGTACTTTCTTCTACACTGGAATTTCCTGTTGTCAAGTCAAATTCCTAGTGTGTAAACATAATAATGACTATAAAGTCTGATAGCACTGTAATCTGCACAAACTGGGATACAATAATATGTAAGCAGCATAAATGTAtctgtttgtgtttttgagaaaacaatgtttatacATGGTTAgtgaaaatgtaatgttaaactAATGTTAAAGTCAATGAAGTaaagccataaaacacatacagaacatttgttcacaagacaTTTGAGAACTGGATGTGGTAGAGTTTTTGCtacaaaatgatgtgaaaatcatcctgTTCACGCTTTCATAgaaaacaatgtatttatttaacttttgtaATAAATGATTTGTGTTTGAAAGGTGTATGCAAGGGACGTTTTTAACTAAAATCCtagtccataattcataataaaattacctccagtgaaaaagtgcatctcctgttgtctctcacattaaAAATCcagcaacatatttgtttagagctgttgtagactttttcactggagtaagctttattatggattatatCACTTTGTGCACTGAAAAGACCAAACACGCAAGAAACCTTCAGCCACCATTGCATACTTCCACTGGGCCAATTGTGTGAGCTTTACActactttaattaaattaattcttaGCTTACCTTTAGACTGAACCCTGCAGCAAACGTTCCAGTTGGACACATTTCCCTCTGACCCCACGACCCCCAGCCCCCTCCATTCGTCACAGTCAGCTGCGATCTGTAATCTCTGTCGATGCTTCGCTCAGAACGTGTTCCTGCGGACTCAACGCTCACCTGCAGCCCAGTAATGAGTAGCAGTGAAAACATGATGGAAATGAAGTGATGCATTGCTGCAGACCTGGCCTGATGGATCAAGATATGATGAAATTTATTCTGTTTGGGTTGTAAATCCAAACTGCTCAAAGGAACAGTTTCTTCAAATCCAGAACAGGAAATCTTTCTGAACCGTCTGTGGTCTGTCAGCAGAATCTGCTTGATTATTTCAGAGCTGCTTCAGAATGCATTTATATGGTTTATCAATATTGTGGTTTCCTGGTTCTAGCCAATCAGCAGCCAGGAGCACAAAGCCCACGTCAAAAACCTGTACGTGACTGAACacagaaaaatacaaacaatGATCAATGAAAATATCTGTATGATTAACCAATGTCCTTGACTTCTTGAAAACGGATTTGCTTGGTAAAATACCAAAATGTTGAGTTACCTGAgtttgattttgtatttttagtgaataAAATGGTAAGCATGCACTGCACCACAGAGAATAAAAGAGGGATTTGCTTAAACAAGAATGATTGCAAGGAAGCAAGtgttaataatggatttgtttcagcttctgtcttctccagatgttaagtgatggactggagtgatgtggattattgtgatgtttcatcagctgtttggactctaattctgacggcacccattcactgatgaGCTAGAGATGGAAggacacatttctccaaatctgatgaagaaacaaactcatcctaatctcagACGGCCTGAGGGTGAAGACATTTTCAGTGTTTCATCTTTTaatcaattattcatttaaaagaatCCACATTACAAGATCTATTTGTATTTAAAACCTAATGaaagacaataaaaatgtaaactattaAGCAATGGGCACATGTTTTTACCAGTACTaagtgtcacgatcattagatggagtgcccatgagcttcagtagaggacACTCCAGTCAGGActattccacccattcaccaccagttgtcacttggacactagtacctctcaaactgttgcaccacacccgaactacattacccatgagtcactgcatcacaatcaccctgccacacctgcacttcattcatcagccaatttccttgccacacctgcacctcatttacacacacacataaaagcagcacactcactctcactcactgtgaagtcttgtttagccaatctgacatttccgagcattttcccagtgtttgttattcctgtgttttgacctttggactgtttattccaaCTCTGATTCTCCcatgcctgtcccgatctctgcttgtttctggttacgattctggttatccctgacacacctgatgccatttctgatctctgcctgtattaccattctgttgaataaatgctgcatatgtatccgaacgcctccgactccttgttacagaagacgtcgccataccaggatccagcagcccggtatccccttgtcactgatgtatcggttcctgtttcaatgtcagcatatcaccaatccagcctaaccacagatccagttgacCTGCTGTTAGATCTAAAGCAAGGAGATCGAcctattgaggactatgttcaacagttctgtgaattggtttatagagttcctctagacgatgaagtcttgtttaaggatctattccgttttggactcaatgaaccagtaaaatcatggttacctagaggggagtttaattgcagcttaacggacataatggactttgcactcttgttatgtggttctcctttcactgttggccttccagagtcgagtcaggtgaccgtTGAAATTTCAGAGTTGagctagtcaccgtcgaccctccagagtcgagtcaggtgttcgtggacccttcagagtcagggctagtcaccgtcgaccttccagagtcagggctagtcaccgtcgaccttccagagtcagggttagtcgccgtcgaccttccagagtcagggttagttcctgctggccttccagagtcgagtcaggtgaccattgaattttcagagttgagtcaggttccggttgaccctccagagtcgagtcaggtgttcgtggaccctttagagtcagggctagtcaccgtcgaccttccagagtcagggctagtcaccgtcgaccttccagagtcagggttagtcaccgtcgaccttccttAAACACAGATTAATACTTTGGCATCCAATAAAAGTGTAAACAGGTTAAAATCAATACCCTATGTGGATATTAAGAAATATAACAACAAAGATGTATGaacatatgagtgtgtgtgtgtgtgtgtgtgttctgggtgTGTGTTCTTAGTTGCTCTTATCATACAGGTGCATCTGGTGTCTGAGGTTTATTTCTCATTTTGTTGTGACCATGATGTGTTTAGTTGTGACCATGATGTGCACATAATGAAAGACAGTTACACAAGGGCAGTCAAACGTGAAGCTTAATATGCATGtaggagcatgtgtgtgtgtgttctgtgtgtgtgtgtgttctgtgtgtgtgtgtgtgtgtgtgtgtgtgttctgggtgTGTGTGCACCAATGTGTTTGAGGTCTATTTCACATGTTGTCTAGTTGTGACCATGATGTGCACATAATGAAAGACAGTTACACAAGAGCAGTCAAACGTGAAGCTTAAGAAATAAGAAAAACTATATAAGAAATGTATAACtagaataagaaataagaaaatgaacAGTGTTCATATGATACTTTGCaggaagaaatatatatttgcagAGCAAGCTCAGATCAGTTACCTGAAGAATAAGTGTTTATTCATGTTATTGTTCCAGTCAATGATCAAGATATCAATGCAAATCTAAATGACTAAGCTATAGAAAATTACAATGAATTAAAGGCTGTAAAGGACCGTGCACTATTGAAGACTTAATATACTGACAACATTAATTAATAAGATGCACTCAGGAGGAGCCCAAACTACACTCAATGGCCAAGTGATGTGATATTGGCACAGTCTCTGTGTAATAAACAATTCTTTGAGACGGTATAGTGCTCAAGTTGAAAAAAGACATTTAGTTCCCACTTCCCAAGACATCttcaaaattgaattgaattgtttatTACAGGCTTCAAATTAAAGGTTCTTTTTTGGCATTAATGATTCCATAATGAACCACTAACATCTATAAAATATTTCCATTACATAAAAGTTCCTTTATAGTGCAGAAATGTCTTTTGAGTAttacaattttgttttctttttgcttaAACGTCTTATTTCTGTTTTACAGTATCTATACATTTGATCTGATTGTCTACACTCACTCAGTGTTTGTCTAAAGTGTGTTTACATGCAGGCgattgattttaatattcaagTTAATTTAGTCATTTGCATTGTCTTGATCATTGACTggaacaataatttaaataaatgacatttcttATATAGTTTTTCTTATTTCTTAAGCTTCACGTTTGACTGCccttcccttatgaaacaaaaatatattgcagtatattgaaaaatatcatgtaatatattaggcatatattcttatatatatttattttttccaatatattgcaatattttgaaagcagcaatcatttctatattttgcaatatataatataatatttgtatcatcaatatattattcaatgtattcaaatatataatatatttgaaaataaaaagggaaaataatatataacaatatatcacaatatattttaagaaatatattggtaaatatattttcctttagtAAGGGTTGTGTAACTGTCTTTCATTATGTGCACATCATGGTCACAACTAGACAAAACAAGAAATATACCTCAGACACCAGATGCACCTTTATGATAAGAGCaaccaagaacacacacacacactcatatgttCATACACACATCTTTGTTGTCATACTTCTTAATAGCCATATAGGgtattttttacctctgattagtTTGATTGGATGCCAAGGGCATCCTCTATGTTGTTGTATGAATCTGTGTTGTATAAATATGACCCTTCTTCCTTCATAAAGTTTAGAATTTTATGGTAGTGCACTCTCTGTGTCTGCTTGATCCATTAATTAATTTCATCAGTATCTTGATCCATCAGGCCAGGTCTGCAGCAATGCATCACTTCATTTTCATGATGTTTTCACTGCTATTCATTACTGGGCTACAGGTGAGCATTCAGACTGTAGAAAAACGTGTTGAGCGAAGCATCGACAGACATTATAAATCAGAGCTGACCGTGCCGAATGGAGGGGGCTGGGGGTCGTGGGGTCAGAGGGACATGTGTCCAGCTGGAACGTACGCTGCAGGATTCAGTCTAAGGGTAAGCTAAGAATCGACTTACAGTAGTATGGTGTTTGTTTAATGCTTGACCGTGTTGGTGCTGGTGACTGAAGGTTGGAGGTTCAAACCCTTATATAATTAAACTCTAGAGATTGGAGTTCAGATTACTCCTTTTCTCTTTCAAGTTTCTCctagtgttgttgttttgttttgtctttaagGTGGAAGCTCCTGTTGGTCGAGATGATGACACTGCACTCAACGGGATCCGTCTTCACTGCATTGCATCTAAAGCCTCATCAAACTCGTTTCGTAGCTACTCCACAATTCAGTCAGATGTAGGCAGGTAATGGTTCTACAGAGTAATGTAGCAGGTTTGCAGTTATTGAGAGTTGTTATGATAAGAGTTAGTTTCTTCATAAGGTAGAAAAATTAATGTTCTTgaaaataacatttggtttgatcagtaaaacagttttttttttcttcagctggGGTCAATGGACCGATCTCAAATGGTGTCCTTCTGGATTCTTGACTGCGTTTCAGCTGAGAGTCGAACGCTCTCAAGGAGATGGTGATGATACGGCCGCAAACAACATCATGTGAGTTTGTGATTTTGTGATGTGTTGAAAATCCTTTAACCagatttggttttatttatttttttggttacctaattttttttttttttggaactgattgattgattgtaggCCTCTGGTTAAATTGCAAGTTTCAAGAGATTGGTTTGCCTTGTTTTGTTAGTATTGAtgaaacaacatattttattataatgttgttaCATCCAAATGTTTTCAGGTTCAGATGCAGTGAAGGGACTTTACAGGGGGACGGCACAAACTGGGGCGACTGGGGCTCCTGGAGTCAAACATGTGGAGGAAAAGGGATTTGTGGTCTCAAGACACGGATTGAAGGGCCTCAAGGACGAGGAGATGACACCGCTCTCAATGACATGATCATGTTCTGCTGTGATTAAGGTAATGTGAACAATCAAACTCTCGGATCAGAGCAACACTGTTTGGAAGATCTAGTTTATCTGAGTTTGGTTTTTCTTTCAGGTGTTAGAGGACGACAACAAGAACAGCAAGAAGATCAGATGGATCATAATTGATCAGCATACTGATATGAGCTTATATTAACCATGTCATACAACagcttttcaaaaaataaaacctgaGATGTGATCAGGACCTAAACACAAAGCAGAGGCTGACAGTTTCTCACTTATTGTGTCTCATCAGTTCATGCATTACACCATCCACAAACTCAATACTCTACAATAACTGTTAAGCTGTAAACCTGCTTTTTTCCTGAGGGAATAATCAGTGGGGCTTGttagatgaggccacagtaaatcttggggtggcacaacaaaataattaaaagttccaCTTAATGTGTGTTATGCATATTTACTTTTGTTTCTGGCTAATATGATTTAAATAagcaattaattactttttaaaaagtgtaagtCTTTTAAAAATTTATACATCAGCAAATATATGGACAAAACCAAAAAAGGGACAATATTAGTCTAAAACACTTTACAGTCCAAATATTCTCTTCATACTTTCATTGTACAAATTCATAGGATAGGCCATGTCTAAAATGAATAATGAACatctaaacaaaatacattaaaacatagaaaattaacattttaacagaGCTACTCACAACCAATCCATATCCCTGCTTTATTAGACCAAAAAACTTATAAATACAGCTTTATTCTTCTATTGCTGTGTCTTTttgcaaacacaaacaaatgtgtTCCTACAAGTACCTAGTCATCCATATTGACAACATGTTTACATGGCAGATTCATGTTGACATGTTATGTGCCAAACTTCAACCAAGATTGAACTTTTTGAGGAGACTCCGCCTTTATGGTGTCAATTAAAAAATCATGACTGAGTTTTACCATGCTGTTCTAGAGAGTATAATCAGGCATGGGATTCAAGCTTGGTATGGCAATCTctctatacaataaaaaaaatctgactttcTAAGATTGTCCTGATTGCCATGAAAATTGTGGACCTCAAAGACTATCCATCTCTCCAAACATTATTTGAGCAGTCCGTGCACAGAGGGGCTCATAAGATACTGGCTGATTCTTCTCACATCTTACACCCTGAGTACGTGCTTCTGCCTTCAGGTAGAAGGTATAGAGTGCCCAAATGTTGATTCAgttggtttaaaaattattatatgtgtatatgcagCATATGATCATCTTAAGCACAGAAAAACTATGCTCACATGCTGCAGTGCTCACAGTTAAGagttttaaagtttaaacatCTAATGGAAATCCTTCCTATACTGCTCAAGAAAGACTATGAAGTCTACTAAATTGGATGGCATTTCCGCACCGCTGGCTTTCTTCCTTTCAAGAACTCGTTTAAGTTGTGGAATTTCGTATTCTAGATTCTCAGTGCTACAGTTGCATTGTgaggcaaacagacacaataCATCTTTCTCACAAAACATGGGACTTCCAGGATTCAAGGCTtgtaaccgtgcctaggtttgagtatgactcttgagtcattaggcccaaactccaagcacgtcgggctcaccgagagcgcgtgcagatcacccacacgcttcactgaagcgagaatgacagatgtttgaggctaatcgtttggataggctcaaaaggggaacctttcatggcctccaaaaccatcgagaggtcccatacagggactgaaggAGGTCtaggaggattcagcctcctagctcctctaaggaagcggatgaccaaatcgttccttcctattgactgaccgagcgttgtctcagaaaacgctgcaatagccaccacgtaaactttgagcgtggagggggctctgcccttatccaacagaccatgcgtctgcatgaatggctaagggttggatgcgaagcgcgctctgttggctgggcaacggcagtgcTTCGATGTgttgtaacatgggcgttatgcctgtgacatttgaggcggggagcgcgctgatcacagcgggcagatcgttCGTCCTCGACCCCGCCGCGGTGCTTAACCGAATGAGCTGAGACAGAGGCTGAGAGAGTCCCGTGGGACTCgggctgtctgtgagtaattgtgggctgtaagtgtgcacatttactgcttttgacgcgttgtctgcctgggcagaacgaatgtgcacgggtttcgtttttacagaaaccacatgacgtgtgtgacatagtgtttgtgggcactgaagagtgggcacgtttactatgtagtgcgcgcgatcgacctgagtcatttttatgggcgcgagccctgtgtgaagggctgtgcttgtatgtggagatgggcacttaGCAGTGGGCAtcttcactacatttatagcaccatcggccgtgaccgggacaccagaaattacactcttttcgggaaatatctgggtagctgtGAAAACGGCTtccgtgtgcaggcaagcgggcaactgtacaggcttgcgcgttgcagaagacgctgagacagtcacaattcctggaactgaaacagcggcgtgctttggtgagagttcggccgcagcgggactcgtacaccggcgctttcctaggagtgctaggatgacttcgggctTCCGGTcttaccgcaatcctctgccgtggtccccgtggcgcggggcgacggccggtagagcgagagcggggtctcgagctgcgttgctgtcgCTGTTgtg
Coding sequences:
- the LOC132116876 gene encoding vitelline membrane outer layer protein 1-like isoform X2; this encodes MVVHSLCLLDPLINFISILIHQARSAAMHHFIFMMFSLLFITGLQVSIQTVEKRVERSIDRHYKSELTVPNGGGWGSWGQRDMCPAGTYAAGFSLRVEAPVGRDDDTALNGIRLHCIASKASSNSFRSYSTIQSDVGSWGQWTDLKWCPSGFLTAFQLRVERSQGDGDDTAANNIMFRCSEGTLQGDGTNWGDWGSWSQTCGGKGICGLKTRIEGPQGRGDDTALNDMIMFCCD
- the LOC132116876 gene encoding vitelline membrane outer layer protein 1-like isoform X1, producing the protein MVVHSLCLLDPLINFISILIHQARSAAMHHFIFMMFSLLFITGLQVSIQTVEKRVERSIDRHYKSELTVPNGGGWGSWGQRDMCPAGTYAAGFSLRVEAPVGRDDDTALNGIRLHCIASKASSNSFRSYSTIQSDVGSWGQWTDLKWCPSGFLTAFQLRVERSQGDGDDTAANNIIFRCSRGSLLEGDGTAWGEWGYMSTTCKGKAICGIQTQVEEPQGMRDDTALNDARMLCCD